In Glycine soja cultivar W05 chromosome 10, ASM419377v2, whole genome shotgun sequence, the genomic stretch AACCATGAAGATTCTTTTGTTGTTTAAAAATCAGAAGGTATGCTGAGTGCTGACTATAGGATTTTCTCTACCATATTAGGGTCTTTTTCTGTGTACAAACTGAGTTTTTCAACAAATCTTTGTGCCGTTGTTTAGGGAGAACCCTTTAACATTAGGATTTAGCTAGCCAGCAATATATATGGCACCAGTTTCTGCAAGAACTCGAATGAAGTGCAAGAAACTTGAGGAAAGaaagcagaagaagaaaaagtcatCAATGGTTTATGCTGCTACAACACCTACTTCTTCTACAGGCACCAAAGAAATACAGGGTGATCATAGTGAGGAAGATATATGTTCAAGTGTGTGTTCTACACCGAAGGGTAAAAGGTTCAGAATACCAGAAGTGCTAAAATGTCCACCAGCTcctaagaagagaaaaataacaacaacaacaactatcACATCATCGTGCTCATCCAAGACCAAGAGATCCTCAATAGCATTTTTTGCTTCACCAGATATAgagctctttttcttttctgcaatTAAAAGTAGTGTACCTGCTGCTTCAAGTTTTACCCCAAGTGGAGTTTGAAGTTCAGCTTTATGACTTACAGTTTGTAGTATGCAGCTGCAGAATATACATAATAGCTTAATTGTTAGGcttggtttttctttttattaataatacttattttgcgGGATTTTGCTAGCTGGTGGAGTGATGTTATTAATCTAGCTTTGTAAAGTATGAAACCCATTAATTACATAAACATTTGTAGGTTTGTATGTTTGGTTTATATATCCTTCTTAATTAGGGTCTGATCTCTCCATAGGTATGTGTAGTTCTAGTGAGCATCTCAACTTTGGCCTACTGCTAAAATGCCTGCAGAAGGGTTTATGATTtgaattattatatgataagtgatgaatatacataattttcttcaatatatgaatatatgcattttttttttcaaattaatacttAATTTTATGGGCTATATGCTCTCTTCATCTGCTAGCTCTCTTTTACTCTTTTGCTCTTTTAGAGTCATCTCCACACAAGAGAGAAAGGAGAGGGAAGAaaagtaactttttaatttgaaatggaGGCCAATATGCTTTTGAGCATTCCCCTCTTCTACTCCTTTCAAATTTTCCTTTCTCCTTATCTTTTTCATTGATACTGATCAAAATGCATTCCACACATATGCAACTATATATAATGTAATTAAGTAATATTTGCTTACCAAAATATTCACATTATTTTCAACTTTCTTTGTTTAGGGAAAAAAGTAGAGAATATGTTGAAATGtgtaattgtttatttaaattcatattttggaGATTgataggaatatatatatatatatatatatatattgaggaTTAAGAgaagttaatatataatatagatatagtcaatattatttaatttaaattatttattttaattgtaatattaagattaaaatcatcaaacatgccaattaatattattttagctTAACTAATGATTTCAAGTTTAATctctaaatatataattacctTATTGTAAAAAGTTTTAATGTCTCTAGTAATTTCATCTGACTTAAACAATTGCAAAAAATAAATGTGGTCTAGATTAATTAAAACGGTCTCTCTTTCTCCCACACAAACATATTAGCACTATTGATAATTTGTATCcgcctatattttttttaatattttggaaaCTTTTAACCTAtatgctttatttttaaaaataattttatactaaatgATACAAACAAAATGTCccaataagataaataaaattgtttcttgtgtttataataaaaataaaaattaatattttattctaatttaaagtatattttatttttttacttaaaatatatttttatgttaatatattttttattttactcgtTATATTTCAGTTATACGCATGCAGTTCACGAGATGCAAGTGCAACATCAATTTACTTGGAACTGTTTAGTCTTTATAGGTTAACTTTCAAACGGATCCattgaataaattttgaattaaatataatagatgggtaaaaaaatatttatttattgactgttaaaaatatattatgattttttaaatccaTTTACGgttcatttaatatataaaaaaaatactcaaatccatttattaactatattaaatagataaattaagaTTCAACCCATTAATTCAATATTTTGTAGattattatatctttttaaaaaaaatatttatatagcaTAAAGCCCAATACTATAGCTAGATTATTCTTAGATTGAAATACTGTGGATTAATCTGACTCATCTCTTAATTACTTGTGTTTAATCAATAAACATTTGATTGCTTGACTTAATGGATTATAAATTACGTGTTagatgattttttattcatcCTGTAATAAACAAGTCAtccttttttttctgaataataaaaaagtgatataaatcccgccaatgtattttttataattaaataggttaattaaatatatttttaccaaCTTTCTCATTTATCcggcattattatttttatttctctttattttttatcatatcatttatcatattattatttacttccttacaaaaaatcattatttactCTCTTCTTTTTACACTATTTTGAATCAGGACTCTTTAATTTAACACAAATAGATTGaatggtaaataaataaatagattaagtTATCACCTATGCAAACAAATCACATTACTTGTAATATAAACTAAGATATTGGCTAGCTATCATTATTCCTGTCAATCTTATCTTCTATATTATTCAAAAAGGgagcagaaaaagaaaattttaaaataaggcaAATAAAGCATCCCCCGCCGCTACAAAATGAGAATCCAAAGATAATGGATAGCTTCGTGTGGTGGAATATGCAAACTAAAAAAGGTTGGCTATGTAATGCAATTTTAGAGGTAATTATTCCATGAAGGAAATGGTGTCCAGAGATAGGAGCTAGAAAACACATGAaggaggagagagaaagaggcaCATGGATACGAAGTAAGAAGAATCCGATGATGAAAGCTCATGTGGATGctgataattttaaatttacatttcTATATATGGACACACACATAAAGGGGAATCTCCAGAAATTCCTCGCGAGAGTTTTAATTCTTACATTGTTTTACTTTATGAGAAAAAATCGCAGTTATAAATTTGGTGTCGGCGGTATAGACACGCGGCTTTAGTGCATGTGTGACGTTGTTGTTTGATAAACAATGGTAATTTTTAGTGAttcatatgtattttttttattcaccaaaaaagaaatatgtatttctttatatacttttttctgacgatcttgttatttaaaaatcaaattcacctTTCAGTAATTTGAACTAAGTTAAATATATCTAGTTTAGCTGGTTAAGTTTTCTTgtttaataagtaaaaaaaaagttttcttgttaatttttctttctttctagcaTATCTTCTCTTTTGGAGAAAATTTTATTCCATCAAACATTAATTATGAATACCTGTTAGTGGGCCACAACAGTTGGACCAAGCAAGACCAAAAAGAAGCACTTAGGATTCTATTAGGGGTGTTGTTAGGTGCACCCAGTAGTATTGCTGGTGcactcaacatttttttaatgtccaAAATGTCCCTATTTTGTTGTTCCTTTTTAAGTTGCTTTTTTTGGCTGAGTGATAATCCGTAAGTAGATTTTtcacatacggatcaacttgatccgtatgaatTATATGGATGAAGTTGATCTGTAAGTATGAAATTCATCTGTATtggttttttgatttttttttaattccttaaatttttattttttttaattattaatatgttaaattactcatttgtgcattaattttttttactattacaaaatttaatatatattaaatttaaaatttaatatatattaaattttgtaatagtaaatattttttatttataaaaaaatatacgaattaaataatttgtatgagttatatcaaaattaactgtcaaaaaatttattatttaaatttacatgcgcattaaatatacattaaaatttttagtgttatgtataacaacattatttattttataatataattggtgCATTAACTCAGTTGGTTAGAGCGTTGTGTTAATAACCTAAAAGTCATAGTTTCAATTCTTACTTGggctattaattttaaattaattcgtcacaaatatttttttaaaaaaaattaaaaaaaacttaaattggaCTTATACGAATCAAGATGATCCAAAAGggaaaaattggaaaaatacGAAATTGCTGGTGTGCGCATAGTAGTGCCCTtagaattttattcaatatgGGCCATAACTATCTCTATGTTGGGCCTttgttattgttcttttcttttggtgTAGCCTTTAAGGACCTTTTAAGTTCAGTCTTATATGTTATTTGCTTGGGAACCGCTAGAGGCACCAAGAATTTTTGTTGGTACACCTAGCATAACATGCGAAATTTCGATTTTATCCTTTCATAAGCCCAATTCGTATGAGGCTTATGGATTAACAATCCGTATTGGGCCtacagattgtcaatccataAGGGTCCAAATATGAATCGAACCTATGACTTTCGTGTTATTAGCACAATGCTCTAATCAACTGAGCTAATAgactaattatgttataaaataattaatgtcgctatatataacactaaaatttctaatgtatatcaatgcacatgtaaatttacataataaactttgtgataattaatttttatctaataattaatttgtttacatatataaattgtaaataaaaatcataggtttaataaaaatttacatatgtaaaagaataaaaaatttatttagttatcAATTGTTGTAATAAAaatctaaatacatcattcaattaaataccatattgtaataaatatccaaatacatcattcaattaaataccaaatttgtttaactattaattactataataaatatctaaatacaacattcaattaaatatcaaatttgtttaattatcaaaatttttaaataaattaaatgtataaaaaattctaaaaaaattaattttttaaaaaattcaaaatatattgatTGACAATTTGTATGGTTCATATGGATTGTTAATCCGTATGAACCATACGAATTGCCAATCCGTATGAGCAATTcgtatgttttgaatttttttaatatgcaccTCTTCTTCTCCAGCGACGAAAAACCGCCGAACTTCACCTATATCCGTAAACAATGCATCGACACCACTGGCGACAACAAACACTCACAAAAGGATGCTAACAGAAGTTACACTAAGGGAGTGtagttttatgaaaaaaaaggcattgcaaaaataaaaaaagttaattttctatttataaccGAAAATACCCATTAAGGAATTTTCATGTCTTAGAAAACTGATGGGTGTACCAACAAAAATGTTGGCTACCCTAAGCAGTTCCCTATTTGCTTTCTAGTTATAACCTCTCTTGGGCCTTATTGCTTCAACCATTTTTATCTCACTATATATAGTTGTGTTGGCTGAAGATTAGGGTtaggaaaaatgaaaacaatagtcttccttttatttgtttaagttTCCCTTACATTTATATTTCTAAGTTTCAATAAATAGTAGCTTAAATTCCTAACAAATTGGTACTTTCATCCATTGTTCCCATGCCTCCTACTCCTCAAAAGATGACCCCTCAAGGCCATCCACGAACTCATCATTGTTATGTAGTCTCAAATGGTTGCTCAAGATAATTGCCAACAACTATTGGAGCAAAATATGGACACTCTCCATGACAACCTCACCACACTCATGTCCACCCTCCAAGACCAAGTTTCGTCccttaccccccccccccctcccctccACCAAGTTCGCCCCCCATTTCTACATATGCTACTGAGCCATTGATTATTCCTCCACTCATCACCACTACCCAAACCCATGGTTCTTCCCCTTTAGCTACAGTACCCCAAACCCTTATCATTTCATACCCATATGGCATGCCCTCTCACTTTGGCATTAACCATTCCCTCACCTTGCCTTTTCCCAATGTTCCTTCCATGTTTCCCACTGGATCCATTTCCTTTTCAACCTCACAACCCCACTCTCCTCACACTTCATCTTCCCTTACTCATACTCGCCCTCCTTTCCCATATCCCATCTTTACCACAATCACTACACCTAACATGACCCCATCTATTCcccatttttcctttcttttttcatcaCCCAACCTTAACAACACCAACCGCATACGCCAACCCAAACTGCAACTAGCCATTTTTACGGTTTTGACCTTCTTGATTGGTTATTTCAAGTTGTTCAGTTTTAACCCTTTACCAAATTCCTTTAGTGTTGCACCTATGGCCAATCTACTTTTTATCGCATTTGTAACATAAACCTAGGGTATTACGACGTGGGACTGAAAATTGGGTAGTAGATTGAGAAGAAGGAGGATGGAGAGTGGTATGGGAAAATTGATGGTTGGGTTCTGGTTTGGAATTTTCGATTTTAGCTTCAATGAGCTTAGCTAAACCAATGGCTTGGGAAATGGAATAGGGTTGTTGCATAGCCATTTTGCAGTGAATTTTAGGGATGAgactagataaaaaaaaatagttaagaatAACATCTTGAGGTAAcccaaaaatttgattttagattcTCAAGATTGGTTTGATAGTCAATAACAAAACCATAATGTCCCAATTTAAATAATTCTGCCAAATGATTTTCATATGAAAAAGGACCAAAATGCAATTCCAAAGCCCTTTTAAAAAGAACCCCAATTTGTAAACTAAGCATTTTGATGCATCCACTTAAACCAGCTAAGAGCATCAACCTTCACATAAAAAGAAGCCATGTAGAGATGTTGTGACCTAACCAATGCCTAGAAATAGCTCTGGCTAATGTCAGCCAGAAAACCTTAATTgatgtcagcaaaaaaaaatcctaacctATGTTggctaagaaaatctagttggCATAAGCCAAAACACCCTAGCTAACATCAGCTGAAAAATAACCCTAGCcgatattggctaaaaaatagctttggttgatgttggctgAAAAAACCTAGTTGACGTCAGCTGAAAAACCCTAACTGGTGtctactcaaaagttagtcatgaccGATGTCAATAGAAAAAATCTAGTCAACGTcggcaaaaaaaatcattggtcaacatcaactgaaaaaacctgGATGACTATAGCCAAAAAAATCCTTGGCCGACGTTAGCAAAAAATTCTCATGATTGACGTTagtgagaaaataaccctaaccaacatcatctaaaaaaaatcttagatgATATTagcaaaaaatagctttggttgacatcttacaaaaaaattatgaccgAAAAAACCTCGGCCAacgtcagtgaaaaacaacttatgtcGATGTTGGCcgtaaaaactttggtcacTCGTAGTTGCGAGTGTTGAGTGAGAAAGAGTCGGGAGCAAGAACGTGAGTTAGAGTGAGCATCTatcaaaaaagaatttcaaattctatatttttttagagaatttgaaatcccactgttttagtcaatcaaaatgattcataaaaataccaaaaattaaatttcctttaaaatattttatccaaacaagctattttatcatgaataattttaaattccttaaaaaaatgaattctccTACTGAATTGCTCCATCCAGACACACAATAAGTGTTTTCTCCTATTGCTGATAGAGGATGATACTGATTCCAAAACCACTGACCCAACACCCCGTAATCCACCCCCTAGACATGGCAAGAAAACCCATACCCGTGGGTACCCGCCCGAATCCGTCCCGACTTTGACGGGTAATACCCGAGTTGACCTGGTATGGGTTCGGGTTCGGGTTTTTCCCGATAACCAAAAGTCGGGTACGGGTATGGGTATGGGATTATTAGACCCGTCCCGACCCCGAACCCGAACCCGCCCCAccacttaaaatctttaaattttttgcataatttaatcaaaagacatataatttttattactagttaattttattttagaatttttacataatttaatattattttcttaattatttatgtagaCACACacgttataataaatttattgatatataagtagttaaaaataaatgtttaacaatcaatttatttttttctaaaatcaaatttttaatatttgttttacaaaaaaaaaatatttttctaaatggtGTGTGGAATGGGGTTGGGGATACCCGATACCCGACGGGTACGGGGATGGGACAATAAACTCAAACCCGTCGGGTATCGGGTACGGGTATGGGGATATGTTGAGGAGTCGGGGTAAGGGATTGGGGAGACAATACCCGTACCCGACCCGCCCCATTGCCATGTCTACCACCCCCACTAGATGACTAGCCAGAACCTATACTTCATAATAAATGGAAAAATTAAGTTATACATTTgtattttatcaataattattataattaataaaattatattttttacttcataataaaattatatattttaatatataatagttatatttttaatattcaataatttaattaaattaattgctttaattatatcgacaaaaaaaaaatttaatcatacaTTAAATGgaaaaatcatttatatttacaGTCATGTGTTTCTCAAATGTTTGAATTtcttcctaataaaaaaatgtgtgaatTCCTTTGAtcgatattaaatataattaaatatttaaggtttatattttaaataaactattATCATAAAGTACCACAAAAATCACCGTAAAtaatgataacatgttaaaaagttactaagaatattttatttctttagttttagttttaaagaggaattaaatttatattaaaagtaCCGACAATGGTTGACATAAGCAGTAGCAGTTTGTGTTTCTTAATCAAGTGATTTAAGGTTCGAATTCTGGTTGACTATTGGGTATGAAATAAATCGTGTTGGGAGAATAATACTTATCTTACGTGTGTTCAAGGTCTTCAACGAAGATTTATCATTGCTTTTGGCGAGACAACTTTATACTAATATCATggttaccaaaaaaaattttatatacaaaattattctaattataataatcattatacattaaatattactttttattgGTGGTTCTcatcaatattaattaattctctctttaattaagataaatttttttaaatcatgtaAATATTCGATTTTTGAATGATTgcgtattttatatattaatttatattttcattaataataaaataaaattttaaacacttGTTAAATgcatatttatcatatttatattttttatcacattGTTCTTTAAACCTTAATTTTTAACCACATCTGAAGGAAAACACACATAATATTACATgtaatatatacaaattatataatgaAGATGAGGTTTAATATTAGGGTTTAAAGAACAATAAAGAAATCAAGTGATTGGATCCAAGTGATTAATGTGCtgaaattaagattaaattgtTTTGGTACTACCTGAATTTGATTCTTGGCAAAAACAATTATTGGCTAAACTTTACTTACCTCCTGAAAAAACTCCTAATTGGTCAGGGTTCTTTTTTCCTGATGAACCAGatgattaagacaaaaaaaaaataacgatATGATAAAAGCAAGATTTTAGATAGGTTTTAAAGAACACTAATAATAGGATAAAAATAAGACTAACAAACATGAAGATGCAAGATAAACATTTACAATGTCAATGATCTTAAGTGATGTTTTATTAGTATTGGGAACGCATTTTTGGAATAACATATACCTATTCCGAAAATAGATTTCCAAAACAGGTATATGATATTCTAGAAACACATTTCTGAAAGGAAAAAGGGTTTCAAGGGGTGTATTCCTTTAAGGAAAAAAGATATACTGGGTAATTAAGAGGTAGAAAGAGGGTATGAGGATTTATATAGCATAATTGGAAGTGTAAATAGTTGAACCTATAGAGCCTATAGAAGTTGAGGATTGGGCCTTTTGTGTTGTAATAACCCGGTCCAAAATTTCATTATATCATTAGCCTGTTATTGGTAATGGTGTGttgtatagaaattaaaatttcattgctATTGGCACCCCTATTTTTCTAATCGCGCTCCTAGCTTAATAAAACCATTAAAACTATCATTTAAACCTTAATCAATTCCCTCACTCAAAGAAGCTCCTTATCACATCAAAACTCTCACTACTCACCATGGTAGACAGAATCGAATCGGACAGTTCAACCAGTTGAACTGGGAATCAGTGGCCTATCTGGTCGGTTTAAACCCCAAACCTGGTGTGCAATTGAACTGTAGAAATAAGTTaagaaccaaaaaaaatgatgaaaactaGTAGTTGGACTAGATTTGGAAATTCAAcaaaaatctcaattttttactttattttttgcctattgattttatttgttattgttaaGCTTAAACTGGTAGTTTTGCTAATGGATTTTATTTGCTATTGTTGAACTTAAAATATATCAAGGGGATTTAGTTCAATTGGTTGAGCAGAATGTATGAGTGTTGTAAATCCCCTAGTATCGTATTCAATTTATATtgcataatatattatataaaattttaaaaatagtattttattaaaactGGTTCGACCCCCGTTCAACCTCAATTCAACCATTGAATCTTGAACCAGTGCCTTCACCAGTTTAGTGATCGGTTCGATTATGATAACATTATTATTTACACACTCCCTATTTCTTTCTAACTCCCAActatttctcttttcctttcttgctttcttgctttcttcttttccttgtttCACAACCAAATACTAGAGACGTAGTCAGAGACTAATGCAGGtaaattcttcatttttttttggcttaatgCCACTTTTGGTCCATTATGTTTTATAGTTATTTCGTTTTGgtacattaagttttaaaagtttcattctaGTCCATTATGTTTTCTAAAAAATGACCAAAATGATACATTTCGGAAACATAAAGTATcagaatgaaatttttaaaatttaatgtaccaAAGCGAAACAACAGTGAAACATAATGAAACAAAAGTGACATTAAGCCTTTTTTTCCTTGTTACTTGctaaaacaaaaacacatttttctaGGATGTATCTAAAATGGAAAcatgttttatgttttagtttgataaaaaaaagtcatgttttcattttaattattgatgaataacaaGGTATTCGACATTAATGAAATTGAAAGTGTGTTTCCATTTTGATTAGGAATACCAAATTGTTTTGGTATTCAACAATAATTCCccttttcatttcaaaatttatctaactttttatttttatttttcaatgattGCAATGTTATGGATGGAAATTggcacatattttttttctaatgaagTGAATATGATAAGTGCTTAGGGAAATTCCATAGTACCAAGTGACATTACATGGCAAAATTCAATGGAGGCAATCTATAATGCATGAAGGAATTCAATAGAAGCAAGTGTTAATGTTTGTGAGAATCCAATTGAAGCAAACGATAAGTATGTGATAGAGAGCTTGCATGTGAACTAACACATGTTTTATGACTTTTCACTACTACAGAGGTAATTTGAAtaattcaatattaattttcaaattcttgTTGCTAAGTCtgattattttgatattgttaaattgataaaaagatTATTAATTTCATGTTTATAACAAACATAATGATTTGTTGAAATGGGTTCGAAATATGAAAAAACATGAATTTGTTATTGTTGAAACATAACCATTTCTGAGTTTAAATGTTTTAATGACAACAAACTTTTAAGAAGCAAACTCTAAGTCCTTTATACTTGTATGTGTTACTAATAGTTTGCTTTGAGTGATTTTTAAAGACAAGACTTAATCAAGAAGTATGGAGAAATGTGGTGTGAAGCATTTGCCTATATTGaagttatatttcaaatttgatgCTCATCCAACTTCAGAAGCAAGATACTAGAAGCAGAAAGACAATCATGAGTTATATGTCAAAGTGCAAATATCAGAAGGTGCATATGACTAGAAGCATAATTCAAAGATGCATTGCAGGAGAGAACAATGAAGACAATGTCTCTACACGGTTCAGAAGCACGAACCAGAGGCTATGATGAAGACACCGTGAAACAATGTACTGAGGCACTATCATTTGAAGACATGAATCGTCATGAAGAAGAGAGCTAGTCATTAATTAAAAGTCTTGAGTTATGTCctttttttgaatttgtttttgaaaatgatTGCC encodes the following:
- the LOC114371487 gene encoding cyclin-dependent protein kinase inhibitor SMR9-like, with the translated sequence MAPVSARTRMKCKKLEERKQKKKKSSMVYAATTPTSSTGTKEIQGDHSEEDICSSVCSTPKGKRFRIPEVLKCPPAPKKRKITTTTTITSSCSSKTKRSSIAFFASPDIELFFFSAIKSSVPAASSFTPSGV